One window from the genome of Spiractinospora alimapuensis encodes:
- a CDS encoding AraC family transcriptional regulator: MPVSRHIYRHVAGQVATTARDLLDGAQVDRHRHDQPQVVFPVSGVLAVTTEAGSWVLPGITQAILIPPRVTHAHTAHGRTRIQTVLLPQQLLASTVFDTGAPRAVAMSPLAREVINTITEEEHADEVRAERLAAVLADELSRGCDAEGPAPLLVPRPRDPRLVQVVESLLVEPENGHMADLARAVLVSERTLSRLCREDTGLTFPRLRTRVRLLCALVRLADGETVTTVAHRCGWSKPHTFIDAFREMFGTTPAHYQRTQAP, from the coding sequence ATGCCGGTTTCCCGCCACATCTATCGTCACGTCGCCGGCCAGGTCGCCACGACGGCGCGTGATCTCCTCGACGGTGCGCAGGTGGACCGGCACCGCCACGACCAACCCCAGGTGGTGTTCCCGGTCTCGGGCGTGCTGGCGGTGACCACCGAGGCGGGATCCTGGGTGCTTCCCGGCATCACCCAGGCGATCCTCATTCCCCCACGCGTGACCCACGCGCATACGGCGCACGGCAGAACCCGGATCCAGACCGTGCTGCTGCCGCAACAGCTCCTCGCCAGTACCGTCTTCGACACCGGAGCACCGCGCGCCGTCGCCATGAGCCCGCTCGCGCGGGAGGTCATCAACACGATCACGGAGGAGGAGCACGCCGACGAGGTACGCGCCGAACGCCTCGCCGCCGTCCTGGCCGACGAACTGTCCCGGGGGTGCGACGCTGAGGGTCCCGCGCCACTGCTGGTGCCCCGCCCCCGCGACCCTCGGCTGGTCCAAGTGGTGGAGTCCTTGCTGGTCGAGCCGGAGAACGGTCACATGGCCGACCTGGCGCGCGCCGTCCTGGTGAGCGAACGGACCCTCTCCCGTCTGTGCCGCGAGGACACCGGCCTCACGTTCCCGCGACTCCGTACCCGGGTCCGCCTCCTGTGCGCGCTTGTCCGCCTGGCCGACGGAGAAACAGTGACCACCGTCGCGCACCGGTGCGGCTGGTCCAAACCCCACACCTTCATCGACGCCTTCCGCGAAATGTTCGGCACGACCCCCGCCCACTACCAACGAACCCAGGCACCCTGA
- a CDS encoding MarR family winged helix-turn-helix transcriptional regulator → MADTPAGWTSAEVRTAAENAGGESVFREFLSATVLNAHAAAERLGLRLMDLQAVNLLADAGPMTVGELGTRLGTPAATTTRVVDRLEDAGYARRVRGDTDRRRVRVDVDPERTRAVDEAFAPTRRHLAGLATRYSPEQIALLFDMLAFTTGGFKRATAEIRDER, encoded by the coding sequence ATGGCGGACACCCCGGCGGGCTGGACCTCGGCCGAGGTACGCACGGCGGCGGAGAACGCCGGCGGCGAGTCGGTGTTCCGCGAGTTCCTCAGTGCCACCGTGCTCAACGCGCACGCCGCCGCCGAACGACTGGGACTTCGACTCATGGACCTCCAGGCGGTGAACCTCCTGGCCGACGCCGGCCCCATGACGGTGGGAGAGCTCGGCACCAGGCTGGGTACCCCGGCGGCCACCACGACCCGTGTCGTCGACCGGCTGGAGGACGCGGGGTACGCACGTCGCGTGCGCGGGGACACCGACCGCCGGCGGGTGAGGGTCGACGTGGACCCCGAACGAACCCGGGCGGTGGACGAGGCGTTCGCCCCGACCCGTCGACACCTGGCCGGACTCGCCACCCGCTACTCCCCGGAACAGATCGCCCTGCTGTTCGACATGCTCGCCTTCACCACCGGGGGGTTCAAGCGCGCGACCGCGGAGATCCGGGACGAGAGGTAG